In Primulina eburnea isolate SZY01 chromosome 3, ASM2296580v1, whole genome shotgun sequence, one DNA window encodes the following:
- the LOC140827241 gene encoding uncharacterized protein, with protein sequence MLDENNVLVKSFRMTKERMKEERRSDVKLKLIGRRCGDGRRYSLPSASEVAALIVGDFDESLGDRDILVETQTGKLKRINELNPAYLALQYRLIFPYGEDGYREDISFSESKSSSVGRKKIFLTFTFNQKWPEIVRFVEERGLKPKDRPDIVCRIFKIKLDALINDLRKNNFFGNVKAVIYTVEFQKRGLSHAHILIFLYKEDKYPTPEAINGIISTKIPDEKDDPVYYNTVRDLMMHGPCGEARKKSPCMFDGCCTKNFPKKFVEVTSIDEDGYPVYRRKDNARTILKNGVNLDNMFVVHHKRYLFIRYGAHINVECFNQSQEIKYLFEYINKGHDRVTASFYQSSDNENFGKTVDEFNMYYDCRYISPCEAAWRIF encoded by the exons ATGTTAGATGAAAACAATGTTTTGGTCAAGTCTTTTAGGATGACCAAAGAAAGAATGAAGGAAGAAAGACGATCCGATGTTAAATTAAAGCTGATTGGTAGAAGATGTGGTGATGGAAGAAGATATAGTCTTCCTTCTGCTTCTGAAGTTGCAGCATTGATTGTGGGAGATTTCGACGAGTCTCTAGGTGATAGAGATATTTTAGTCGAAACACAAACGGGAAAACTTAAACGTATCAATGAACTAAATCCTGCATATCTTGCTCTCCAATATCGACTAATTTTTCCCTATGGCGAGGATGGTTATAGAGAAGATATCTCATTTTCAGAATCTAAATCAAGTTCTGTAGGGAGAAAAAAA ATTTTTCTAACATTTACATTCAACCAAAAATGGCCAGAAATTGTGAGATTTGTCGAGGAACGTGGGTTGAAGCCTAAAGACCGTCCAGATATTGTTTGcagaatttttaaaataaagttagATGCCTTGATTAATGATCTCCGaaagaataatttttttggaaATGTTAAGGcag TTATATATACTGTGGAATTTCAAAAGCGAGGATTATCGCATGCCCACATTTTGATTTTCCTCTATAAAGAAGACAAATATCCAACACCAGAGGCAATCAATGGTATCATTTCTACTAAAATACCCGACGAAAAAGATGATCCAGTTTATTACAATACAGTACGTGATCTCATGATGCACGGTCCGTGTGGAGAGGCAAGAAAGAAATCCCCATGCATGTTTGATGGCTGTTGCACAAagaattttccaaaaaaatttgttgaagtGACATCAATTGATGAGGATGGATACCCAGTCTATAGACGCAAAGATAATGCACGAACAATTCTAAAGAATGGAGTTAATCTAGATAACATGTTTGTTGTTCATCATAAACGTTATTTGTTTATTCGGTACGGAGCTCATATTAATGTCGAATGTTTTAACCAGTCTCAAGAGATCAAATATTTGTTCGAGTATATAAATAAAGGACATGATCGTGTGACTGCATCATTTTATCAAAGCTCAGATAATGAGAATTTTGGAAAAACTGTCGATGAATTCAATATGTACTACGACTGCAGATACATTTCCCCATGTGAGGCGGCGTGGAGAattttttga